CCCCGCCCAGCCCAGCCCGGCCGTGCTCAGCGCGACGGCGGCGTAGGTGAAGGGGAAGGCGAGGCCGTCGTTGAGGCCGGCCTCCGACGTGAGGGCGAACCGGGCCTCGTCCTCGGCCGGCGCGTCGGGCTCGTCCGCCGGCTCGGCGACCTGCACCTCGCTGGCCAGCACCGGGTCGGTCGGGGCGAGGACGGCCGCCAGCAGCAGGGCCGCCGCGAGCCCGAGCCCCAGCCAGGTGCCGGCGACCAGGGTGACGACGGCGATGCACGCCACCATGGTCAGCCCGATCAGCCGGCGCGGGCTCCGCCAGCCCTGCCAGCTGAGCGGGCGGTCCAGGGCCAGCCCGGCGCCCATCAGCGAGATCAGCACGCAGACCTCGGTCAGGTGCGTCGTGACGGCGGGGTGGGCCAGCGGGTCGGGGGTCGGCAGCCCCGGTGCCAGCCAGAAGACGAGCGCCCCCAGCCCGAGGAACACCATCGGCATGGAGACGGGGACGCGGCCCAGCAGCCGCGGCAGCAGGGCGGCCGCGAACGCGGCCAGGCCGAGGGCGGCGAAGAGCAGGCCGGGGTTGTCGATGAGGTGCTCCTGCACGCGTGGGGGCCGCCACCCGGGACGGGTAGGGCGGCGGGCTGGCTGGTCCCGGGGGGTGGACCTCCCGGGGCGACGCAGAAGTCTAAGCGGCTTTCTGGAGCCGCTACCCGCGCCGAACCGCGTCCGAGCGGAGCGAGGACCATGTGACGACGACGCGGGCGCCCTCCGACGGAGGACGCCCGCGCCGCCTGGCTGACCGGGTCGGGGATCAGCGCGCCGCCGTGACCGCCTGCACGCGCTCGACGCCGGAGCGCGGGGCCGGGGTGACGGCGGCGTGCCGGCGCCGCGCCAGGTCGCCGACGTCGGGGTTGTCGGTGAAGAAGGCGTCCATGCCGGCGGCGAGGTAGGCCTCGATCTCGCGCCGCAGGTCACCCGGGGCGTTCAGGTCGGCACCCAGCCGGTAGTCGGCGGGCAGGTACTGGTTCTCCAGCCGGAAGGTCCAGCCGGTGACGCTGAGACCGACCCGGTGGGCGTCCCGGATGACGTCGGTCGGCTCGGCGAGCCGGTTCTGGGCGTCCCGCGGGATCATCACGTCCTTGCAGAGCCCGACGGCGTCGGCGTAGCCGCTGATCTCGGCCAGTCCCTCGGGCGTCACCAGGTCGGCGTAGGTCCGCGGGTCCCCCGAGCTCTTCAGGTCGAAGGGCGCCCCGGAGCAGTCGACCAGCTGCACGAGCGGCAGGTCGGTGCGGCGGGAGAGCCGCTGCAGGTTGGCGGTCTCGAAGCTCTGGATGACCACCGGGTCGTCGGCGCCGGCGTAGCCGTTGTCCTCCAGCACGTCGACCAGCCGGTCCTCCAGCGCCAGCCCGAGGTCGGCGAAGTAGGTGGGGTGCTTGGTCTCGGGGTAGACCCCGATCCGCCGGCCGTCGGCGGTCCGGGAGTGCCGGGCCAGGTCGATGACCTCGTCGAGCGTCGGGACCTGGTAGAGCCCGTCGAAGCTGGTGTTGGAGCGGCGGACGAGCGGCAGCCGCTCGACGGCCCGCAGCGTGCGCAGCTCGGCCAGGGTGAAGTCCTCGGTGAACCAGCCCGTGATGCTGCGGCCGTCGATCACCTTGGTGGTGCGGCGGCCCGCGAACTCCGGGTGCACCGACACGTCGGTGGTGCCGCCGATCTCGTTCTCGTGCCGGGCGACCAGCTGGCCGTCCTTGGTGGCCACGACGTCGGGCTCGATGTAGTCGGCGCCCTGGGCGATGGCCAGCTCGTAGGAGGCCAGGGTGTGCTCGGGCCGGTAGCCGCTGGCCCCGCGGTGCGCGATCAGCATGGTGGACGGAGCGGTGACGCGCCCCTTCTTCAGCTGCAGCATGATCATCTCCGTGTCGTCGGGCGTGCCCGGGTAGCGGGCGTCGTTGCCGGGGAAGTTGTTGTCGTTGGCCAGCAGGTAGCGGCCCCGGCCCAGCGGGACGACGGTCTCGACCGACTGGAAGGGGAAGGAGAAGGTGCGCCCGACGCCGTAGGCGCCGGGTGAGCGGTCGACGCCGATCTCCGCGGGGTTGGCGATCTCGAGCAGGTCGACGACCAGGTTCTTGACCAGGTAGCCGTCGCGGTCCTCCCGGCGCAGGTCCACCGCGTAGACCCGCTTGGTGACGGCGGCCGCGCCCTGGAAGTCGTCGCGCTCCAGGACGACCATCGTGTGCGCGCCGGTCATGTGCGCGTCGCCGACGACGTTCGCGTCGGTGTCGGTCTGGTAGGCCCACGTCGTGCCGGTGTAGCGCTTCTCCCGGGTGTCGAACTCCGAGATCACCCGGCGGCGCTTCTCCGGGTCGGTCGTGAGGGCGCCCTCGACGACGGGGTAGAGCCGGCGGCCGTCGGCGCTGCCGGCCATGGCCTCGAAGCCCCGGCTCCGCGGCACGGCGGCCGCCGCGCCGGCGAGGGTCGGGTTGTCGGGCGACTTCCCGCCCGCGAAGGGCACCGGCGCGTCGAGCACCCGACCGCGCCGGTCCACGTGCAGCAGGAAGGGGCCGAACTCCTCGCCGACCCAGAAGGTGCCGTCCGGCACCCGGACGACCGACTCGACGTCGAAGTCGGCCCCGGTCAGCAGCCGCGACCGGGTGCGGTCGTGGACGATCGGGAAGCCGATCTTGCGGTCGGGGTCGCGCAGGGAGATGAACCGCTGGACGCGGATGGCGCCCTTCCCGCCGCCCGCGGTCTCCCAGGCAGGCTTCACCAGGTACATCCGCAGCAGGAAGTCGGCGGAGTTCGCCTTGGCGCCGAACCCGTTGTCCGGCATCGCCCAGTAGGTGCCGTCGCCGTTGGCCACGACGCCGGAGAAGCCGGGGATGACCTGGCCGTCGAACGGGCCCTGCCGGCCGTTCGCCGGGGTGGCCTGCGCCCCGGACGGCGGCCCGGCGGCCAGGTGGTCGGCGGCGAGGGTGGCGCGGGCGGTGAGGGTGGGGGTGGTCGTGGTCCGGGGCCGCTCGGCGGCCGCGGTGCTGGCCGGGCGCTGCTCGCGCTCGACCGGTCGGGGGGCCGCGGAGGCGGCCGCCGTCGGCCAGAGCAGGCCGAGGGAGAGGAGGGCGGCCGTCGTGGCGCCCAGCGGGGACAGTCGCATCGGTGCTCCTGGTCGGAGTCTGCGGGGGGCGCAGAGAGGCTCGTGCCTCGACTGAACCCAGCGCGGACGGCGCCGGCGTGGCCGCAGGGGCACGGCCAGGCGAGCAGCAGGTGAACTCTGGCCGCCGGCCGCCCCGACCGGCGGCGCCGACGCCATCGCCTCCCGCTCACCTGGGCGTCGAGGACCGTTCACCTGGAGGTGCGAGCGTGCACGGCATGCAGGCAGAGCGACGGGTGCTGGGACCGGCCGAGGTCCGCTGGAACGACTACGTGGGCACGGCCGCGGCCGACGACGCCGACGCCGTCCTGGACCGGCCGAGCCTCTACGAGCTGGCCGGCGTGGACCGCGGCCGCTACACCATCGTGGGGGTCGACCTGACCATCTGGGAGGACACCACCACCGCCAGCGTCTACGCGGTCGACCGGGTCACGGAGCAGGTCGAGACCCAGGGCGACATCGACGCGCTGGGCCGGGAGGGAGGCGAGATCCCGGTCGTCGAGTTCCGCCTCCCCAGCCAGGCCGTCGAGGACTTCCTCGACGACGCGTTCAAGCGGATCTCGGTGCGCCTGGTGGCCCGGGGGGTCCGGGAGCACCGGCTCGTCGTCGTGCCGCAGACGAGCTGAGCGACCCGCCAGGAGCCGGGCAGGCCGCTCAGGCCGGCGTGGCGACGACGACGGTCGCCTCCCGCTCCTCGTCCCGCACCACCCGGGGGGTCAGGCCCTGTCCGGCGGCGAACGCCGTCAGCGGTCCGGTCTGCTGCTCGCTGCACTCGACCAGCAGCCGGCCGCCGGGCGCCAGCCAGGGGCGGGCGCCCGCGACGACCCGCCGCAGCACCGCCAGCCCGTCGCTCCCCCCGTCCAGGGCCATCGGGGCCTCGTGCTCCCGCGCCTCCGGCGGCATCAGGGCGATCGCCGCCGTCGGGACGTAGGGGGCGTTGGCCACCAGCACGTCCACGCGGCCGGCGAGGTCGGCGGGCAGGGCGTCGTACAGGTCGCCGGCGTGCACGACGGCGCGGCCGGCCAGGTTGGCCCGGGCGCACGCGACAGCCACCGGGTCCAGGTCCGCCGCGTGCAGCTCGACGCCGGGTCGCGCGGCCAGCACCACCAGGCCGACCGCCGCCACCCCGCAGCAGAGCTCGACCACGACGCCGGACCCCGGGGTGACCAGGACCGCCTGCTCGGCCAGCAGCTCGGTGCGGCGGCGCGGGACGAACACCCCCGGCCGCACGGGCACCCGCAGGCGTGCGAACGCGACCCAGCCCAGCACCTGCTCCAGCGGCTCCCCCGCCACCCGGCGCGTCACCAGCGCCTCCCGGAGCGGCCCGGCCGGCGCCGCGCCGGCCAGCAGCGCCGCCTCCTCCTCGGCGAACACGCAGCCCGCCGCCCGCAGCCGGGCGACGACGTCGGGGTCCACCGTCTCCCGCCCCAGCTCGTCCGCCACCGCGTCAGGGTACGGGTGGCCGAGCGGGTGCGCGGCTCGTGCCGCCCGGCGAGGCAGACTGGGCGCATGGCGGTCGGTCAGCTCCGGGTGCACCTGGGCGCCGCACCCGGGGTCGGGAAGACCTGCGCCATGCTCGACGAGGGCCGCCGCCGGCAGGAGCGCGGGACCGACGTCGTGGTCGCCGTCCTCGAGACGCACGGACGGGCCCGCACGGCCGCGGCCGCGGAGGGCCTGGAGGTCGTCCCCCGCCGCACGCTGCGCCACTGCGGCGTCGAGGTGACCGAGCTCGACGTCGACGCGGTGCTGGCCCGCCGCCCGCGGGTGGCCCTGGTCGACGAGCTGGCTCACACCGTCCCGGTGGACGAGGCCTGGCGCGCGGCCCACCCGGACGCGCACACCCGGCGCTGGCAGGACGTGCAGGCGCTGCTGGCCGCGGGCATCGACGTCGTCACCACCCTCGACGTGCAGCAGCTGGAGTCCCTCAACGACGTCGTCGAGGCGATCACCGGGGTCCGGCAGACCGAGACCGTGCCCGACCAGGTGGTGCGGGGCGCGGCCACCGTCGAGCTCGTCGACCTGAGCCCGCAGTCGCTGCGGAAGCGGATGGAGCACGGCAACATCTACCCCCCGGACCGGGTCGAGCACGCCCTGACCCACGACTTCCGGGAGGGGAACCTGGCCGCGCTGCGCGAGCTGGCCCTGCTCTGGCTGGCCGACCGGGTCGACGAGGGCCTGGACCGCTACCGCTCCGCGCACGGCATCGACGCCACCTGGGCCACCCGCGAGCGCGTCGTCGTGGCGGTGTCCGGGGCGGCCGAGTCAGCCTCCCTGCTGCGCCGGGCGGCCCGCATCGCCTCCCGCACCGCGGGCGGTGAGTGGATGGCGGTCTACGTCACCCGGCGGGACGGGCTGAGCGGCGTGTCGACGGCGGAGCTGGAGCGGCTGCGGGCCAGGACGGCCGAGCTGGGCGGCACCTTCCACGCCGTCGTCGCCGCCGACGCGGCCGAGGGGCTGCTCGACTTCGCGCGCGGCGTCAACGCCACCCAGGTGCTGGTCGGCGCCAGCCGCCGGAGCCGGCTGGCCACGCTGCTGCGGCCCGGCGTCGGCGAGCGGGTGATCGCCGAGTCCGGGGACATCGACGTGCACGTCGTCACCCACCCCTACGCCCGGGATCGGGGCGGGGCCGGTCGGCAGCGGGCCCGGGTCAGCCGTCGCCGGCTGCTCGGCGGCTACCTGATGGCGCTGCCCGCCACCGTCCTGCTGGCCGGGCTGCTGCGGCTGACCCCCGACCTGCACGGCCTGCCCAGCGAGTCGATGCTGTTCATGGCCCTGGTGGTGGGCACGGCCCTGGTCGGCGGCCTGTGGCCCGCCGTCGTCGGCGCCCTGGTCAGCGGGCTGCTGCTCAACTTCTTCTTCGTCGCGCCCACCGGCACCTTCACCATCGCCGACCCCGAGAACGCCTTCGCGGTCGCGGTCTTCCTGCTGACCGGGGTGGCCGTCGCCTCCGTCGTCGACCGGGCCGCGCGGCGGACCGAGCAGGCGACCCGCGCCCGGGCCGAGGCGAACGCGCTCGCCGTCCTCTCCCACGCGCTGCTGCACACCGGCGACGACCAGGAGCAGCTGCTCGGCCGGGTGGCGGAGGTGTTCGGCATGAGCGGGGCGGCCGTCCTGCGCCGCACGGCCGACGGCTGCGTCGTCGAGGCCTCGTCCGGTGACGCCCCGACCGGGCCGGACGGCGCCGACGCCGACATCGTCGTCACGCCCGAGGTCTCCGTCGTCTTCCGGGGGCACCCGCTGGACGCGGCCGACCGCCGGCTGCTCTCGGCGTTCGCCGCCCACTTCGCCGTCGTGCGCGAGCGGCGGGAGGCCCTGGCCGCGGCGCGGCGCGCCGCCGAGCTCGCCGAGGGCAACCGGACCCGGACGGCGCTGCTCGCCGCCGTGTCGCACGACCTCCGCACCCCGCTGGCGGTGATCAAGGCCGCGGCCAGCAGCCTGCGGGACCCGAGCATCCGCTGGTCGGCGGCCGACGAGGCCGAGCTGCTGGCCACCGTCGAGGACGGCGCCGACCGGCTGGAGAACCTGGTCGGCAACCTGCTGGACCTCAGCCGGCTGCAGACGGGCTCGGTCAACCCGTTGCTCGCCGAGGTCGACCTGGCCAGCGCCGTCGCCTGGGCCCTCGACCCGCTGCCCGACGCCGACCGTGTCGAGGTCCGGCTCGCCGGCCTCGACCGCCCGGCCCTCGCCGACGCGGGGCTGCTGGACCGGGTGATCGCCAACCTCGTCGAGAACGCGCTGCGGCACACCCCGGAGGGCACCCCGGTCGAGGTCACGGCCGGGCTGGTGCCCGACCCGGACCGGCCGGGCGTCGAGCTGCGGGTGGTCGACCACGGACCCGGCGTCCCGCCGGGATCGCGGGAGGCGCTCTTCGCCCCGTTCCAGCGGCTCGGTGACGTCCCCGCCGGCGACGGGCTGGGGCTCGGCCTCGCCGTCGCCCGCGGCCTCACCGAGGCGATGCACGGCCGGCTGACCGCCGTCGACACCCCCGGCGGCGGGCTGACGCTGGTGGTCGAGCTCCCGCTGGCCCCGGCGGTGGTGACCGCGTGACCTTCGTGCTCGCCGTCGACGACGACCCCGCCCTGCTGCGCACGCTCAGCATCAACCTGCGCGCCCGCGGCTACGAGGTGGGGACGGCCGCGGACGGCCGCTCGGCCCTGCAGGTGGTGGCCGAGCGGATGCCCGACCTGGTGCTGCTGGACCTCGGGCTCCCCGACGTGGACGGTGTCAGCGTGCTGCGCCAGCTGCGCTCGTCCGCCGAGGTCCCGGTGCTGGTGCTGTCCGCCCGGCACGCCTCCGACGACAAGGTGGAGGCGCTCGACCTCGGCGCCGACGACTACGTCACCAAGCCCTTCGGGATGGACGAGCTGCTCGCCCGCATCCGGACCGCCCTGCGGCACGGCCCGCTGGCGGTCGGCACGCCGCCCCGGGTGGTCGCGGCGGGCGAGCTGCGCCTGGACCTCACCGACCAGCGCGCCACCCGCGCCGGCGCCGCCGTGCACCTGACGCCGACGGAGTGGCGGCTGGTGGAGGTGCTCACCCGCACCCCGGGTCAGCTGGTCCGCCAGACCGACCTGCTCCGGGAGGTCTGGGGCCCCGGCTACCACCGCGAGACCAACTACCTCCGCGTCTACCTGGCCAACCTGCGCCGCAAGCTGGAGGCCGAGCCCGGCCGTCCCCGGCACTTCCTCACCGAGCCGGGCGTCGGCTACCGCTTCGTCCCCTGAGCCCCTCGCCTCCCGCGGCCCGACCCTCGCGCGGCCCGACCCTCGCGCGGCCTGAGCCTGTCGAAGGCCCTTCGACAGGCTCAGGAGCGGGGCCCTCAGGGGGCGCCGCTCCTCAGGGAGAGGGGACCCGGCGGGCGACGACGGCGTAGAGGGGGTCGCCGCGGTAGCCGCGGGTGGAGGGCGTCCGGAGGCTGACCTCCGGCTCGCCGAAGCCACCGGCGCGGCGGAGGTAGTCGGCGACGAGGGCGCACCTCCCGGCGTCGTCGGTCGCGAGCCAGCCGTGCACCGCCTTGGTGGGGAAGCAGCGGTTGGAGAACGTCAGCACCACCGGTGCGCCGGGCCGCAGCACCCGGGCGGCCTCGGCCAGCACCTCGACCGGGCGCACCAGGTAGTCGACCGACACGCAGCACAGCACGGCGTCGAAGGACGCGTCGTCGAAGGGCAGCTCCGGCTCGACGTTGAGGTCCTGCACCACCCGTTCCGTCGCGGCCCGGTTCGCGGCCAGCTCCGCGGCGTTCATCCCGAGCACCACCAGCTCCGCGGGCGGGGTGGTCAGGTGCGAGACCCAGGACGACATGAGGTCCAGCACCCGCCGCGGCTCCCCCGCCGAGCCGTCCACCCCCAGCTCGGCGTAGAGGTCCCCGACGGCGGCCACCGCCCCGTCGTCGATGTGGGTGACCAGCCGCGTCGGCCGGTAGAACCGGTCGTCGGGGCTCGGGTCGTCCCGGTCGAAGAACCAGGCCGGGAAGGGTGCGCCGGGGGTGGTCACGCCCGGGCGACCCGGAAGCGCTCGACCAGGGCGTCCATCGTGGCGTCCATCGCCGCGTCGACCTGCTGGCGGGCCGGGTCGGCGTCCAACCACGCCATGATCTCGCGGGCGCCCTGGACGAAGGGCACCTTCGCGACGTAGTCGGGGACCAGCCCCTTCACCTTGGTGTTGTCGAAGATCATCGTGTGCGCCTTGTCGCCGATCAGGCCGTCTCCCCACTCCGGGTCGGCCTCGTTGATGACGTCGGAGGGCACGTGCACCAGCTCCGGGTCCAGCCCGGCGACCCGGGCCACGGTCAGGAAGATCTCGTTCCACGACAGCCACTCGTCGGAGGTGATGTGGAAGCTGTCGCCGATCGCCGCCGGGTGGCCC
The window above is part of the Friedmanniella luteola genome. Proteins encoded here:
- a CDS encoding esterase-like activity of phytase family protein; protein product: MRLSPLGATTAALLSLGLLWPTAAASAAPRPVEREQRPASTAAAERPRTTTTPTLTARATLAADHLAAGPPSGAQATPANGRQGPFDGQVIPGFSGVVANGDGTYWAMPDNGFGAKANSADFLLRMYLVKPAWETAGGGKGAIRVQRFISLRDPDRKIGFPIVHDRTRSRLLTGADFDVESVVRVPDGTFWVGEEFGPFLLHVDRRGRVLDAPVPFAGGKSPDNPTLAGAAAAVPRSRGFEAMAGSADGRRLYPVVEGALTTDPEKRRRVISEFDTREKRYTGTTWAYQTDTDANVVGDAHMTGAHTMVVLERDDFQGAAAVTKRVYAVDLRREDRDGYLVKNLVVDLLEIANPAEIGVDRSPGAYGVGRTFSFPFQSVETVVPLGRGRYLLANDNNFPGNDARYPGTPDDTEMIMLQLKKGRVTAPSTMLIAHRGASGYRPEHTLASYELAIAQGADYIEPDVVATKDGQLVARHENEIGGTTDVSVHPEFAGRRTTKVIDGRSITGWFTEDFTLAELRTLRAVERLPLVRRSNTSFDGLYQVPTLDEVIDLARHSRTADGRRIGVYPETKHPTYFADLGLALEDRLVDVLEDNGYAGADDPVVIQSFETANLQRLSRRTDLPLVQLVDCSGAPFDLKSSGDPRTYADLVTPEGLAEISGYADAVGLCKDVMIPRDAQNRLAEPTDVIRDAHRVGLSVTGWTFRLENQYLPADYRLGADLNAPGDLRREIEAYLAAGMDAFFTDNPDVGDLARRRHAAVTPAPRSGVERVQAVTAAR
- a CDS encoding putative protein N(5)-glutamine methyltransferase, which gives rise to MADELGRETVDPDVVARLRAAGCVFAEEEAALLAGAAPAGPLREALVTRRVAGEPLEQVLGWVAFARLRVPVRPGVFVPRRRTELLAEQAVLVTPGSGVVVELCCGVAAVGLVVLAARPGVELHAADLDPVAVACARANLAGRAVVHAGDLYDALPADLAGRVDVLVANAPYVPTAAIALMPPEAREHEAPMALDGGSDGLAVLRRVVAGARPWLAPGGRLLVECSEQQTGPLTAFAAGQGLTPRVVRDEEREATVVVATPA
- a CDS encoding DUF4118 domain-containing protein: MAVGQLRVHLGAAPGVGKTCAMLDEGRRRQERGTDVVVAVLETHGRARTAAAAEGLEVVPRRTLRHCGVEVTELDVDAVLARRPRVALVDELAHTVPVDEAWRAAHPDAHTRRWQDVQALLAAGIDVVTTLDVQQLESLNDVVEAITGVRQTETVPDQVVRGAATVELVDLSPQSLRKRMEHGNIYPPDRVEHALTHDFREGNLAALRELALLWLADRVDEGLDRYRSAHGIDATWATRERVVVAVSGAAESASLLRRAARIASRTAGGEWMAVYVTRRDGLSGVSTAELERLRARTAELGGTFHAVVAADAAEGLLDFARGVNATQVLVGASRRSRLATLLRPGVGERVIAESGDIDVHVVTHPYARDRGGAGRQRARVSRRRLLGGYLMALPATVLLAGLLRLTPDLHGLPSESMLFMALVVGTALVGGLWPAVVGALVSGLLLNFFFVAPTGTFTIADPENAFAVAVFLLTGVAVASVVDRAARRTEQATRARAEANALAVLSHALLHTGDDQEQLLGRVAEVFGMSGAAVLRRTADGCVVEASSGDAPTGPDGADADIVVTPEVSVVFRGHPLDAADRRLLSAFAAHFAVVRERREALAAARRAAELAEGNRTRTALLAAVSHDLRTPLAVIKAAASSLRDPSIRWSAADEAELLATVEDGADRLENLVGNLLDLSRLQTGSVNPLLAEVDLASAVAWALDPLPDADRVEVRLAGLDRPALADAGLLDRVIANLVENALRHTPEGTPVEVTAGLVPDPDRPGVELRVVDHGPGVPPGSREALFAPFQRLGDVPAGDGLGLGLAVARGLTEAMHGRLTAVDTPGGGLTLVVELPLAPAVVTA
- a CDS encoding response regulator; the protein is MTFVLAVDDDPALLRTLSINLRARGYEVGTAADGRSALQVVAERMPDLVLLDLGLPDVDGVSVLRQLRSSAEVPVLVLSARHASDDKVEALDLGADDYVTKPFGMDELLARIRTALRHGPLAVGTPPRVVAAGELRLDLTDQRATRAGAAVHLTPTEWRLVEVLTRTPGQLVRQTDLLREVWGPGYHRETNYLRVYLANLRRKLEAEPGRPRHFLTEPGVGYRFVP
- a CDS encoding methyltransferase domain-containing protein, which translates into the protein MTTPGAPFPAWFFDRDDPSPDDRFYRPTRLVTHIDDGAVAAVGDLYAELGVDGSAGEPRRVLDLMSSWVSHLTTPPAELVVLGMNAAELAANRAATERVVQDLNVEPELPFDDASFDAVLCCVSVDYLVRPVEVLAEAARVLRPGAPVVLTFSNRCFPTKAVHGWLATDDAGRCALVADYLRRAGGFGEPEVSLRTPSTRGYRGDPLYAVVARRVPSP